The nucleotide sequence GTGGTAGGTCCCGGCTCGGACCGCACCCGGCGTGAAGTGCACCTCAGAGCTGCCGATCTCATCACCCCAGACGGTCGCGCGGCAGATCGCAGCGGCAGCACGGACGCAGGTCACGTGCTGTGCAGCGAGTCCCGGCTTGCTTCGTCCTGCCCGGAGGTGGTCAAGGATTACCGGGCGTCCCAACAGTGCCGAGAGCGACAGGGACGTGCGCAAGACCTGGCCGCCGCCTTCTCCAAAGGACCCGTCGATGTGCAAGGCGGACATGGTGTAATTGTGGCGTAGTGGGCCAGTTGCGTC is from Armatimonadia bacterium and encodes:
- a CDS encoding RNA 3'-terminal phosphate cyclase gives rise to the protein MSALHIDGSFGEGGGQVLRTSLSLSALLGRPVILDHLRAGRSKPGLAAQHVTCVRAAAAICRATVWGDEIGSSEVHFTPGAVRAGTYH